In Camelus ferus isolate YT-003-E chromosome 10, BCGSAC_Cfer_1.0, whole genome shotgun sequence, the following proteins share a genomic window:
- the TSPAN18 gene encoding tetraspanin-18: protein MEGDCLSCMKYLMFVFNFFIFLGGACLLGIGIWVMVDPTGFREIVAANPLLITGAYILLAMGGLLFLLGFLGCCGAVRENKCLLLFFFLFILIIFLAELSAAILAFIFRENLTREFFTKELTKHYQGNNDTDVFSATWNSVMITFGCCGVNGPEDFKYASVFRLLTLDSDEVPEACCRREPQSRDGILLSREDCLLGRDLFLNKQGCYTVILNAFESYVYLAGALAIGVLAIELFAMIFAMCLFRGIQ from the exons ATGGAAGGCGACTGTCTAAGCTGCATGAAGTATCtaatgtttgttttcaatttcttcatattt CTTGGGGGCGCCTGCCTGCTGGGCATCGGCATCTGGGTCATGGTGGACCCCACCGGCTTCCGGGAGATTGTGGCTGCCAACCCCCTGCTCATCACGGGAGCCTACATCCTCCTGGCCATGGGGGGCCTGCTTTTTCTGCTCGGCTTCCTAGGCTGCTGTGGGGCCGTCCGGGAGAACAAGTGTCTGCTGCTGTTT TTCTTCCTGTTCATCCTGATCATCTTCTTGGCAGAGCTCTCAGCGGCCATCCTGGCCTTCATCTTCAGGGAAAAT CTCACCCGCGAGTTCTTCACCAAGGAGCTCACCAAGCACTACCAGGGCAACAACGACACAGATGTCTTCTCTGCCACCTGGAATTCTGTCATGATCACA TTTGGTTGCTGTGGGGTCAACGGGCCTGAAGACTTTAAATATGCATCAGTTTTCCGACTCCTGACTTTGGACAGCGACGAGGTGCCAGAGGCCTGTTGCCGGAGAGAACCCCAGAGTCGGGATGGGATCCTGCTGAGCAGGGAGGACTGCCTCCTGGGAAGGGACCTGTTCCTAAACAAGCAG GGCTGTTACACGGTGATCCTCAATGCCTTCGAAAGCTATGTCTACCTGGCCGGAGCCCTCGCCATAGGGGTGCTGGCCATCGAG CTTTTTGCCATGATCTTTGCCATGTGCCTCTTCCGGGGCATCCAGTAG
- the TP53I11 gene encoding tumor protein p53-inducible protein 11 isoform X1 — translation MAAKQPPPLMKKHSQTDLVSRLKTRKILGVGGEDDDGEVHRSKISQVLGNEIKFAVREPLGLRVWQFVSAVLFSGIAIMALAFPDQLYDAVFDGAEVTSKTPIRLYGGALLSISLIMWNALYTAEKVIIRWTLLTEACYFGVQFLVVTATLAETGLVSLGILLLLASRLLFVAISVYYYYQVGRKPKKV, via the exons ATGGCAGCCAAGCAGCCCCCACCTCTTATGAAGAAGCACAGCCAGACGGACCTCGTGAGCCGCCTGAAGACCCGCAAGATCCTGGGCGTGGGCGGGGAGGACGATGACGGGGAGGTGCACCGCTCCAAG ATCAGCCAGGTCTTGGGTAATGAAATCAAGTTTGCTGTTCGGGAGCCTTTGGGGCTCAG GGTCTGGCAGTTTGTTTCTGCTGTGCTCTTCTCTGGCATCGCCATCATG GCCCTGGCCTTCCCTGACCAGCTCTACGATGCTGTCTTTGATGGAGCCGAGGTGACCAGCAAGACCCCCATCCGCCTCTATGGTGGCGCCCTCCTCA gcatcTCCCTGATCATGTGGAATGCTCTCTACACGGCTGAGAAGGTTATCATTCGATGGACTCTGCTCACTGAAGCCTGTTACTTCGGGGTCCAGTTCTTGG TGGTCACCGCCACGCTAGCCGAGACGGGCCTCGTGTCCCTGGGGATCCTGCTGCTCCTGGCCAGCCGCCTCCTCTTTGTCGCCATCAGCGTTTACTACTATTACCAAGTCGGCCGAAAACCCAAGAAAGTTTAG
- the TP53I11 gene encoding tumor protein p53-inducible protein 11 isoform X2 — MKSSLLFGSLWGSGSGSLFLLCSSLASPSWPWPSLTSISLIMWNALYTAEKVIIRWTLLTEACYFGVQFLVVTATLAETGLVSLGILLLLASRLLFVAISVYYYYQVGRKPKKV; from the exons ATGAAATCAAGTTTGCTGTTCGGGAGCCTTTGGGGCTCAG GGTCTGGCAGTTTGTTTCTGCTGTGCTCTTCTCTGGCATCGCCATCATG GCCCTGGCCTTCCCTGACCA gcatcTCCCTGATCATGTGGAATGCTCTCTACACGGCTGAGAAGGTTATCATTCGATGGACTCTGCTCACTGAAGCCTGTTACTTCGGGGTCCAGTTCTTGG TGGTCACCGCCACGCTAGCCGAGACGGGCCTCGTGTCCCTGGGGATCCTGCTGCTCCTGGCCAGCCGCCTCCTCTTTGTCGCCATCAGCGTTTACTACTATTACCAAGTCGGCCGAAAACCCAAGAAAGTTTAG